Proteins encoded by one window of Erythrobacter sp.:
- a CDS encoding mechanosensitive ion channel, whose product MALPLLLVLAGQPAQAQVPEAPAADASPPSPEAGSIEVEQTAGADERIAARLADIFANVPSLNAVSASVSEGVVTLEGTAPDAAAVARAEAIAAGVAGVVTVENAITRDVSVDLESNIGSLGERLQSLWRAVPLVGLALLVGLLIAGFGYLLSSLTRVWRRLAPNSFLAELIQSVIRFAFVVIGLVVALDMIGAGTLMGAVLGGAGVIGIALGFAMRDTVENYVASLMLSLRQPFRANDHVVIDAHEGRVIRLTSRATVLMTLDGNQLRIPNSTVFKAIILNYTRNPQRRFEFKLGVDADDDVQAARVLGRETLAALDFVLADPAPEVLIDDVGDSSVVLRFLGWIDQREADWAKARSRAIVAAKAALEHGGFALPEPIYRLRFDSRTVPLPLENIADRERRDETPATAAPPSAQPLATEANDVAPEDEIARMVEEERKGAPGQEKDLLDQARPVE is encoded by the coding sequence ATTGCCCTTCCCCTGCTACTGGTTCTGGCGGGGCAGCCTGCGCAGGCGCAGGTTCCGGAGGCTCCCGCGGCCGATGCCTCCCCGCCATCTCCCGAAGCCGGGTCTATCGAGGTTGAACAGACGGCAGGCGCCGATGAGCGGATCGCGGCGCGGCTCGCCGATATCTTCGCCAACGTTCCCAGCCTGAACGCCGTCAGTGCAAGCGTTTCCGAAGGCGTCGTGACGCTGGAAGGCACCGCGCCCGATGCCGCCGCAGTCGCCCGGGCGGAAGCCATCGCCGCGGGGGTGGCGGGCGTGGTGACGGTGGAAAACGCCATCACCCGCGACGTTTCGGTCGATCTTGAAAGCAATATCGGCAGCCTCGGCGAACGGCTCCAGTCGCTGTGGCGCGCGGTGCCGCTGGTGGGGCTGGCCTTGCTGGTGGGGCTGCTGATCGCAGGGTTCGGCTACCTGCTTTCGTCGCTGACGCGCGTCTGGCGGCGGCTGGCGCCCAATTCATTCCTCGCCGAACTGATCCAGAGCGTGATCCGTTTTGCTTTCGTCGTCATCGGTCTTGTCGTGGCGCTCGACATGATCGGGGCGGGGACGCTGATGGGCGCGGTGCTCGGCGGGGCGGGGGTGATCGGCATCGCGTTGGGCTTTGCCATGCGCGATACGGTGGAAAATTACGTGGCGAGCCTGATGCTCAGCCTGCGCCAGCCGTTCCGCGCGAACGATCACGTGGTGATCGACGCCCACGAAGGCCGCGTGATCCGCCTGACCAGCCGCGCGACCGTGCTGATGACGCTGGATGGCAACCAGTTGCGGATTCCCAATTCCACCGTCTTCAAGGCGATCATTCTCAATTACACGCGCAATCCGCAGCGACGGTTCGAATTCAAGCTGGGCGTCGATGCCGATGACGATGTGCAGGCAGCGCGGGTGCTGGGGCGGGAGACCCTGGCCGCGCTGGACTTCGTGCTTGCCGACCCGGCACCCGAAGTGCTGATCGACGATGTCGGGGATTCGAGCGTGGTGCTGCGCTTCCTCGGCTGGATAGACCAGCGCGAAGCCGACTGGGCCAAGGCGCGCAGCCGCGCGATAGTTGCTGCAAAGGCCGCGCTGGAACATGGCGGCTTCGCTCTACCCGAACCGATCTACCGGCTGCGCTTCGATTCGCGCACCGTGCCCTTGCCGCTGGAGAACATTGCCGACCGGGAGCGCCGCGATGAGACTCCCGCCACTGCCGCGCCCCCTTCAGCCCAACCTCTTGCAACTGAAGCGAACGATGTCGCTCCCGAAGACGAGATCGCGCGGATGGTGGAGGAGGAGCGCAAGGGCGCACCGGGTCAGGAAAAGGACCTGCTCGACCAGGCCCGCCCGGTGGAATGA
- the ppa gene encoding inorganic diphosphatase produces MRIEHIPTGDNPPESLNVIIEVPTGGEPVKYEFDKLSGALFVDRILHTPMRYPANYGFVPHTLSPDGDPLDALVISRSPFIPGCVVRARPIGVLNLEDEHGGDEKLICVPVDTTFPYYSDVAETKDLPSIIFQQIEHFFTHYKDLEAEKWVRIGKWGDAAEAKQIVVEAIERYKNA; encoded by the coding sequence ATGCGTATCGAACACATCCCGACGGGTGACAACCCGCCGGAAAGCCTGAACGTCATCATCGAAGTCCCCACGGGCGGCGAGCCGGTGAAGTATGAGTTCGACAAATTGTCGGGCGCGCTGTTTGTCGATCGCATCCTGCACACGCCGATGCGCTATCCGGCCAATTACGGCTTCGTCCCGCACACGCTCAGCCCCGATGGCGATCCGCTCGATGCGCTGGTCATTTCCCGCTCGCCCTTCATCCCTGGCTGCGTGGTGCGCGCGCGTCCCATCGGCGTGCTCAACCTGGAAGACGAGCACGGCGGCGATGAAAAGCTGATCTGCGTGCCGGTAGACACGACGTTCCCCTATTATTCGGACGTCGCCGAAACCAAGGACCTGCCGAGCATCATCTTCCAGCAGATCGAGCACTTTTTCACCCACTACAAGGATCTCGAAGCCGAAAAGTGGGTGCGCATCGGCAAATGGGGCGACGCAGCTGAAGCCAAGCAGATCGTGGTGGAAGCGATAGAGCGGTACAAGAACGCCTGA
- a CDS encoding histidine--tRNA ligase: MSKTQTPQAIRGTQDIFGADAEAFAFVVETFERVRKLYRFRRVEMPVFEKTEVFARSIGETTDIVSKEMYSFRDRGDESLTLRPEFTAGIARAYITNGWQQHAPLKVATHGPLFRYERPQKGRYRQFHQIDAEIIGAGEPQADVELLAMADQLLRELGIEGVTLHLNTLGDGDSREAWRAALVEYFMGHVLSLSEESALRLKTNPLRILDSKDPTDRLLAAEAPKIDQFLSDDARAFFDAVTRGLDSAGVKWTRAESLVRGLDYYRHTAFEFVPDEGSAAAAALGSQSTILGGGRYDGLMESLGGPATPAVGWAAGIERLAMLVGEKGQERLEIAVVAENREREADAVAAVSMFRQMGIRAELFAHGSPRKRYDKARKAAPGVLVSMDIRDENAVQNWLVTFPEIDRQEEAFQAFIRRWDIPDHENNS, translated from the coding sequence ATGAGCAAGACCCAGACACCGCAGGCCATCAGGGGCACGCAGGACATTTTCGGTGCCGACGCGGAAGCCTTTGCTTTCGTGGTCGAGACCTTCGAGCGGGTGCGCAAGCTCTACCGGTTCCGCCGGGTGGAAATGCCGGTGTTCGAAAAGACCGAGGTGTTCGCTCGTTCGATCGGCGAGACCACGGATATCGTCTCCAAGGAAATGTATTCGTTCCGCGATCGCGGCGACGAAAGCCTGACCCTGCGCCCCGAATTCACCGCCGGGATCGCGCGGGCCTATATCACCAACGGCTGGCAGCAGCACGCGCCGCTCAAGGTGGCGACCCACGGGCCGCTGTTCCGCTACGAACGCCCGCAGAAGGGCCGCTACCGCCAGTTCCACCAGATCGACGCCGAGATCATCGGCGCGGGCGAGCCGCAGGCCGATGTCGAACTGCTGGCGATGGCCGACCAGCTATTGCGCGAGCTGGGGATCGAGGGCGTGACGCTGCACCTCAACACGCTGGGCGACGGCGACAGCCGCGAAGCCTGGCGCGCGGCCTTGGTGGAATACTTTATGGGGCATGTCCTCAGTCTGTCTGAAGAGTCTGCGCTTCGCCTCAAGACGAACCCGCTCCGCATTCTCGACTCTAAAGACCCCACAGACCGCTTGCTTGCCGCTGAGGCCCCGAAAATCGATCAGTTCCTTTCCGATGATGCGCGCGCATTTTTTGACGCGGTGACAAGAGGGCTGGACTCTGCGGGCGTGAAATGGACGCGCGCAGAGAGCCTTGTTCGAGGACTTGACTATTATCGGCACACCGCGTTCGAGTTCGTGCCCGATGAGGGCTCGGCAGCGGCGGCGGCTTTGGGTTCGCAGAGCACCATTCTGGGCGGCGGTCGCTACGACGGGCTGATGGAATCGCTCGGCGGTCCTGCCACACCTGCGGTGGGGTGGGCTGCGGGGATCGAGCGACTGGCGATGTTGGTGGGGGAGAAGGGGCAAGAGCGTCTCGAGATCGCCGTTGTAGCGGAGAACCGCGAGCGCGAGGCTGATGCGGTGGCAGCGGTTTCGATGTTCCGGCAGATGGGCATTCGGGCGGAGCTATTCGCGCATGGAAGTCCGAGGAAGCGCTACGACAAGGCCCGCAAGGCAGCTCCCGGAGTGCTTGTCTCTATGGACATTCGGGATGAGAATGCCGTTCAAAACTGGCTGGTGACATTCCCAGAAATCGATCGCCAGGAGGAAGCATTTCAGGCGTTTATCCGACGCTGGGATATTCCTGATCACGAAAACAATTCATGA
- the prfA gene encoding peptide chain release factor 1, with protein sequence MTIPAERLRQIGNRFAELEARMASGQLEGEAFVQASRDYAELEPVAKAAAEVAAMREEIGGLTEMLADPEMRGMAEEELGQLKKALPLAERALAIAMLPRDSADQRPAMLEIRAGTGGDEAALFAGDLYRMYERFAADQGWKVEPVSMNAAEVGGFKEIVANVTGTGVFAKLKFESGVHRVQRVPVTESGGRIHTSAATVAVLPEPTEVDVSVDENDLRIDIYRSSGAGGQHVNTTDSAVRITHIPTGIVVAMQDERSQHKNRDKAMKVLRARLYERRREEAHGAEADLRKAMVGSGDRSERIRTYNFPQGRVTDHRIGLTLHKLDEVLAGPGLAEVTDALIAEDEAKRLAAMSE encoded by the coding sequence ATGACCATCCCCGCAGAACGTCTCCGCCAGATCGGCAACCGGTTCGCCGAGCTCGAAGCGCGCATGGCCAGCGGGCAGCTGGAAGGCGAGGCCTTTGTCCAGGCCAGCCGCGACTATGCCGAGCTGGAGCCGGTCGCCAAGGCTGCCGCCGAAGTCGCGGCCATGCGCGAGGAGATCGGAGGGCTCACCGAAATGCTCGCCGATCCCGAAATGCGCGGCATGGCGGAAGAGGAGCTGGGCCAGCTCAAGAAGGCGCTGCCGCTTGCCGAGCGTGCGCTCGCCATCGCGATGCTGCCGCGTGACAGCGCCGACCAGCGCCCCGCCATGCTCGAAATCCGCGCCGGCACCGGCGGCGACGAGGCGGCGCTGTTCGCGGGCGATCTCTACCGCATGTACGAACGCTTCGCCGCCGATCAGGGCTGGAAGGTCGAGCCGGTCAGCATGAACGCGGCCGAAGTGGGCGGCTTCAAGGAAATCGTCGCCAACGTCACCGGCACCGGGGTGTTCGCCAAGCTGAAGTTCGAGAGCGGCGTCCACCGCGTGCAGCGCGTGCCGGTCACCGAAAGCGGCGGGCGCATCCACACCAGCGCGGCGACCGTGGCGGTGCTGCCCGAACCCACCGAAGTCGATGTGAGCGTGGACGAGAACGACCTGCGGATCGACATCTACCGGAGCAGCGGCGCGGGCGGGCAGCACGTCAACACCACCGATAGTGCCGTGCGCATCACCCACATTCCCACCGGAATCGTAGTCGCGATGCAGGACGAGCGCAGCCAGCACAAGAACCGCGACAAGGCGATGAAGGTGCTCCGCGCACGCCTCTACGAACGCCGCCGCGAGGAAGCGCACGGCGCCGAGGCCGACCTGCGCAAGGCGATGGTGGGCAGCGGCGACCGCTCCGAACGCATCCGCACCTACAATTTCCCGCAAGGCCGCGTGACCGATCACCGCATCGGCCTGACGCTGCACAAGCTGGACGAAGTGCTCGCCGGGCCGGGGCTGGCCGAAGTCACCGACGCGCTGATCGCCGAGGACGAGGCGAAGCGGCTGGCGGCGATGAGCGAGTGA
- the prmC gene encoding peptide chain release factor N(5)-glutamine methyltransferase translates to MTVAEAIREAAARLAETSDTARLDAELLMANALGASRSEMLLRHMTRPSPPHFEALVERRAAHEPVAHIIGQQEFYGRPFRVSPAVLIPRADSESVVEAALAGAPQARRILDCGTGSGALLLTLLAELPLAEGTGIDASPDALEVARANAEALGLADRAQFRPADWTKTGWHTGLERFDLVIANPPYVEEAADLAPDVRQYEPAQALFAGPEGLDDYRALIPQLPGLLAPDGVAVLEIGATQSEAVSAIARASGFASTVRPDLAGRDRALVLRLALGKGESSS, encoded by the coding sequence GTGACGGTTGCAGAGGCGATCCGCGAGGCGGCTGCGCGGCTTGCCGAAACTTCCGATACGGCAAGGCTCGATGCCGAACTGCTGATGGCCAACGCCCTCGGCGCTTCCCGCTCAGAAATGCTGCTGCGCCACATGACCAGACCCAGTCCGCCCCATTTCGAAGCGCTTGTCGAACGCCGCGCCGCGCACGAACCCGTGGCGCATATCATCGGCCAGCAGGAATTCTACGGGCGACCTTTCCGCGTCTCCCCCGCCGTCCTGATCCCGCGCGCCGACAGCGAGAGCGTGGTCGAGGCGGCACTGGCGGGGGCTCCGCAGGCCAGGCGAATTCTCGATTGCGGCACCGGATCGGGCGCGCTGCTGCTGACCTTGCTGGCCGAATTGCCTCTCGCTGAAGGCACCGGCATCGACGCCTCGCCCGATGCGCTGGAAGTCGCCCGCGCCAATGCGGAGGCGCTGGGTCTGGCGGACCGCGCGCAGTTCCGGCCTGCCGACTGGACCAAGACTGGTTGGCACACAGGTCTGGAGCGGTTCGATCTCGTCATCGCCAATCCGCCCTATGTCGAGGAAGCTGCCGACCTCGCCCCCGATGTCCGCCAATATGAACCGGCGCAGGCGTTGTTCGCCGGGCCGGAGGGGCTGGACGACTATCGGGCGCTGATCCCGCAACTGCCGGGGCTGCTCGCGCCCGACGGCGTGGCAGTGCTCGAAATCGGCGCCACGCAGTCCGAAGCTGTCAGCGCTATCGCCAGGGCCAGCGGCTTCGCCAGCACCGTCCGCCCCGATCTCGCAGGGCGTGATCGCGCGCTGGTGCTGCGATTAGCACTTGGCAAAGGCGAATCGAGTAGCTAA
- a CDS encoding DUF4167 domain-containing protein, which translates to MHRADTPPFARQGAAKRPPSRRCWTDRYPGVAVEEGSARSPAARCRRSKQGNEIPLNNNRNNNNNRRRGRGNNRGGGNPNQSNRIDSRARGNAPQMLDKYKKLAQEAQLNDDRVQTEYYLQFADHYFRVMADMKAVKDDQRPRRDGERDSEGSDDDYDSDSDDGYSRQEERNQDRDEYRRNARPRNDEKRNDDKRNDDKRNDDKRNDDNRRDDGRRTQEPRPVPGSEGESGDQTDDDNPFTRDAPKPRQRKPRDDKPRDDRPREDRSVADKPARRARKSAETEDMVENDGGLDPDMLPPSIARTLAADDSDDVADEAPKPRRRLPPRRNRDQGNEDGSGDGALEAVG; encoded by the coding sequence ATGCACAGGGCCGACACTCCACCATTTGCCAGACAGGGGGCGGCTAAGCGCCCTCCTTCGCGCAGATGCTGGACGGACCGCTATCCGGGGGTTGCGGTCGAAGAGGGGTCAGCAAGATCGCCAGCGGCACGGTGCCGCAGATCGAAGCAAGGAAACGAAATTCCTTTGAACAACAATCGAAACAACAACAACAATCGCCGTCGCGGGCGTGGCAACAACCGTGGCGGTGGCAATCCCAACCAGTCCAACCGGATCGACAGCCGGGCGCGCGGCAATGCGCCCCAGATGCTCGACAAGTACAAGAAGCTGGCGCAGGAAGCGCAGCTCAACGACGACCGGGTGCAGACCGAATATTATCTCCAGTTCGCGGACCACTATTTCCGCGTGATGGCGGATATGAAGGCGGTCAAGGACGATCAGCGCCCCCGCCGTGACGGCGAGCGCGATTCCGAGGGTTCGGACGACGATTACGATTCGGACAGCGATGACGGCTACAGCCGCCAGGAAGAGCGCAACCAGGATCGCGACGAATACCGCCGCAATGCGCGCCCCCGCAATGACGAAAAGCGCAATGATGACAAGCGCAATGATGACAAGCGCAATGATGACAAGCGCAATGACGACAACCGGCGCGATGACGGTCGTCGTACGCAAGAACCGCGCCCCGTGCCGGGCAGCGAGGGCGAAAGCGGTGACCAGACCGACGACGACAATCCCTTCACCCGCGATGCACCCAAACCGAGACAGCGCAAGCCTCGGGATGACAAGCCCCGTGATGACAGGCCACGTGAGGACCGGTCCGTTGCGGACAAGCCTGCACGCAGGGCGCGCAAGTCCGCCGAAACCGAGGATATGGTCGAGAATGATGGCGGTCTCGATCCCGACATGCTGCCGCCGTCGATCGCCCGAACCCTTGCGGCGGACGACAGCGACGATGTGGCGGACGAAGCGCCCAAGCCGCGTCGGCGGTTGCCACCTCGGCGCAACCGCGATCAAGGCAACGAGGACGGCAGCGGTGACGGGGCACTCGAAGCGGTCGGTTGA
- the lnt gene encoding apolipoprotein N-acyltransferase: MTASPRSLPILHHAPAKAWLWSLGLGFVSVLGFQPYGLWPLALIAVGLFALLLARSETVKQAAWRGWLFGWAHFTFGNVWIADSFTHQAQMPALLGWLAVPLLAVYLAVYPALAALAARLLVRSGPGWTFALVFAGAWIVTEWLRGWVFTGYAWNPFGMVLLGPFDRTGLAALSPIMGTYALSGVALLLGTALTLLAGERRWRVLVLVSLLVMAGMYWPAPTPREGTLRVTIAKPVIEQAALNDPRQYETNFQRLAQLSRSLPDDPDTPRVVLWPESGMADYLREGYPQRYYDATTALASPAYARRRLGEVVGEGSVLLTGAVDLEIGADETGAIRALGARNAVTVVSAEGEILGGYAKAHLVPYGEYLPMRGLLEPLGLSRLVAGSIDFWPGPGPRTVDLGLYGRVSPQVCYEIVFPGEVVDRANRPDYIFNPSSEGWFGPSGPPQFMAQARMRAIEEGLPVLRATNNGISAVIDPRGVVRQHFARAEEGRIDALVPPSAPPTPFARLGNLLSLMWAAVFLLSGIVAMRRSPR, from the coding sequence ATGACGGCGTCCCCGCGCTCGCTGCCGATCCTGCACCATGCGCCTGCCAAGGCGTGGCTCTGGTCGCTTGGCCTCGGCTTCGTTTCGGTGCTGGGATTCCAGCCGTACGGCCTGTGGCCACTGGCGCTGATCGCGGTGGGACTGTTCGCACTGCTGCTTGCCCGGTCCGAGACCGTCAAGCAGGCCGCGTGGCGCGGCTGGCTGTTCGGCTGGGCGCATTTCACCTTCGGCAATGTATGGATCGCCGATTCGTTCACCCATCAGGCGCAGATGCCCGCGCTGCTCGGGTGGCTCGCGGTGCCGCTGCTGGCGGTCTATCTCGCGGTCTATCCGGCGCTGGCGGCTTTGGCTGCGCGACTGCTGGTGCGGAGTGGCCCTGGCTGGACTTTCGCGCTGGTATTTGCCGGAGCGTGGATCGTCACCGAATGGCTCCGCGGCTGGGTCTTCACCGGCTATGCGTGGAACCCGTTCGGCATGGTCCTGCTCGGACCGTTCGACCGGACGGGGTTGGCCGCGCTTTCCCCGATCATGGGTACCTATGCGCTGTCCGGGGTGGCCTTGCTGCTCGGTACGGCACTGACCCTGCTGGCAGGCGAGCGGCGTTGGCGGGTGCTGGTGCTGGTTTCGCTGCTCGTGATGGCAGGCATGTATTGGCCCGCCCCGACACCGCGCGAGGGCACCCTCCGGGTCACTATCGCCAAGCCGGTGATCGAACAGGCGGCACTCAACGATCCCCGCCAGTACGAAACGAACTTCCAGCGCCTGGCACAGCTTTCGCGCTCCCTGCCGGATGATCCCGATACGCCGCGCGTGGTCCTCTGGCCCGAAAGCGGCATGGCGGACTACCTGCGCGAAGGCTATCCGCAACGCTATTACGATGCCACCACCGCGCTCGCCAGCCCTGCCTATGCACGCCGCCGCCTCGGCGAGGTGGTGGGCGAAGGCTCGGTGCTGCTGACAGGAGCGGTCGATCTGGAGATTGGTGCGGATGAGACTGGCGCGATCCGGGCCCTCGGCGCGCGCAATGCCGTCACGGTGGTCTCGGCAGAGGGCGAGATCCTCGGTGGCTATGCCAAGGCGCATCTGGTGCCCTATGGCGAATACCTGCCGATGCGCGGCCTGCTCGAACCGCTCGGTCTGTCGCGGCTGGTCGCTGGCAGCATCGACTTCTGGCCAGGCCCCGGCCCCCGGACTGTCGATCTTGGCCTCTATGGCCGGGTCAGTCCGCAGGTCTGCTACGAGATCGTCTTTCCCGGCGAGGTCGTCGACCGCGCCAACCGCCCCGATTACATCTTCAATCCGTCGAGCGAGGGCTGGTTCGGCCCATCCGGCCCGCCGCAATTCATGGCGCAGGCGCGGATGCGCGCCATCGAGGAAGGCTTGCCGGTGCTGCGCGCCACCAACAACGGCATCAGCGCAGTGATCGACCCGCGTGGAGTGGTGCGCCAGCATTTCGCCCGAGCGGAAGAAGGCCGGATTGATGCGCTTGTTCCCCCCTCCGCGCCGCCGACGCCGTTCGCGCGGCTGGGGAATTTGCTCTCGCTGATGTGGGCCGCAGTTTTTCTGCTCTCCGGCATCGTTGCCATGCGCCGTTCCCCTCGCTAG
- a CDS encoding methionine adenosyltransferase → MRQSYLFTSESVSEGHPDKVSDQISDAIVDLFLSKDPEARIACETLTTTQLVVLAGEIRCKGVYENGEWAEGAQAEIEATVRRTVKEIGYEQAGFHHETLTFENHLHGQSAHIAQGVDGSGNKDEGAGDQGIMFGYATDETPDLMPATLYYSHKILERMAADRHSGVAPFLEPDAKSQVTLRYEGSLPVAATAVVVSTQHAPGYDSGEKEAELHDYVKRVVADILPPVLLRGTEYHINPTGSFEIGGPDGDAGLTGRKIIVDTYGGAAPHGGGAFSGKDPTKVDRSAAYISRYLAKNIVAAGLATRCTIQLAYAIGVSKPLSLYVDTHETGTVGDDKIEEAIMGIEKLGGLTPRGIRTHLGLNKPIYRKTAAYGHFGRKPEGDSFPWERTDLVADLKAALA, encoded by the coding sequence ATGCGCCAATCCTACCTGTTCACGTCCGAAAGCGTTTCAGAAGGCCACCCCGACAAGGTGTCCGACCAGATTTCCGACGCCATCGTCGATCTGTTCCTTTCCAAAGATCCCGAAGCGCGCATCGCCTGCGAAACGCTGACCACCACCCAGCTGGTGGTGCTGGCGGGCGAAATCCGCTGCAAGGGCGTGTACGAGAACGGCGAATGGGCCGAGGGCGCGCAGGCAGAGATCGAAGCCACGGTCCGCCGCACGGTCAAGGAAATCGGTTACGAGCAGGCTGGCTTCCACCATGAAACGCTGACATTCGAAAATCACCTGCACGGTCAATCAGCACATATCGCCCAGGGCGTGGATGGCAGCGGCAACAAGGATGAAGGCGCGGGCGATCAGGGGATAATGTTCGGTTACGCCACCGACGAAACCCCCGACCTTATGCCCGCGACGCTCTATTACAGCCACAAGATCCTCGAACGGATGGCGGCTGACCGGCATTCGGGCGTGGCCCCGTTCCTCGAGCCGGACGCCAAAAGCCAGGTCACGCTCCGCTACGAAGGCAGCCTGCCCGTCGCCGCGACCGCCGTGGTCGTCTCGACTCAGCACGCGCCGGGCTATGACAGCGGCGAGAAAGAAGCCGAGCTACACGATTACGTGAAGCGGGTGGTGGCGGACATTCTGCCGCCGGTGCTGCTGCGGGGAACCGAATATCACATTAACCCCACCGGCAGCTTCGAAATCGGCGGCCCCGATGGCGACGCCGGCCTTACCGGGCGCAAGATCATCGTCGATACCTACGGCGGCGCAGCCCCGCATGGTGGCGGCGCGTTCAGCGGCAAGGATCCGACCAAGGTGGACCGTTCGGCGGCCTATATCAGCCGCTATCTGGCAAAGAACATCGTCGCCGCGGGCCTCGCCACGCGCTGCACGATCCAGCTCGCCTATGCCATCGGTGTTTCGAAGCCGCTGTCGCTCTATGTCGATACGCACGAGACCGGCACCGTGGGTGACGACAAGATCGAGGAAGCGATCATGGGCATCGAGAAGCTGGGCGGCCTCACCCCGCGCGGCATCCGCACCCATCTCGGCCTCAACAAGCCGATCTACCGCAAGACGGCGGCCTACGGCCACTTCGGTCGCAAGCCCGAAGGCGATAGCTTCCCGTGGGAACGCACCGATCTGGTAGCGGACCTGAAGGCCGCTTTGGCCTGA
- a CDS encoding DUF418 domain-containing protein — MNVIAFAMPPAAYINPRAYGGDGVLEGALWALSFLFIEDKFRALFAMMFGAGVAILLAKPDTHPLRGHYARMAVLLAIALAHATLLANNDVLRSYAVAGLLLPLVIGWQVRSLLAAAGALVLGQLLVSGWFAWDWLAYWYERASGAVVDPAAQVAAEAAYGYDPAAIAAAVERNAAGLGERVLRRLGEGPQQVRFVLASLPSTMAAMLLGVALWRNGLLAGQWERARALRLARTCALIALPVLAALAAWSMATGFDPIVTTANAIVWSAPFDLLLGVGIAALAMALFGGAWSEWALTLRLAAAGRMALTNYLATSLVFALLFSGWGLGLFGEVNRTQALLLACIPVALMLLWSPRWLARFRQGPAEWLWRSMAQGRALAIRQ; from the coding sequence ATGAACGTCATCGCCTTTGCCATGCCGCCCGCCGCATATATCAACCCGCGCGCCTATGGCGGGGATGGCGTGCTCGAAGGAGCGCTCTGGGCGCTGAGTTTCCTGTTCATCGAAGACAAGTTCCGCGCGCTGTTCGCGATGATGTTCGGCGCCGGGGTGGCGATCCTGCTCGCCAAGCCGGACACCCATCCTCTGCGCGGGCACTATGCACGGATGGCGGTGCTGCTGGCGATTGCGCTGGCCCATGCCACCTTGTTGGCGAACAACGACGTTCTGCGCAGCTACGCCGTCGCGGGGCTGCTGCTGCCGCTGGTGATCGGCTGGCAGGTTCGGAGCCTGCTGGCGGCGGCGGGAGCGCTGGTGCTGGGGCAGCTCTTGGTTTCCGGCTGGTTCGCCTGGGACTGGCTTGCATACTGGTACGAGCGGGCGAGCGGGGCCGTGGTCGATCCGGCGGCACAGGTCGCGGCGGAGGCTGCCTATGGCTACGATCCGGCGGCAATCGCGGCGGCGGTGGAGCGCAATGCGGCGGGGCTTGGCGAGCGGGTGCTGCGACGGCTGGGCGAGGGCCCCCAGCAGGTGCGTTTCGTGCTCGCCTCGCTGCCCTCGACCATGGCCGCCATGCTGCTCGGCGTGGCGCTGTGGCGCAACGGCCTGCTGGCGGGGCAATGGGAGCGGGCGCGCGCGCTGCGGCTGGCGCGGACTTGCGCGCTGATCGCGCTACCGGTGCTGGCCGCGCTGGCGGCGTGGAGCATGGCGACTGGTTTCGATCCCATCGTCACCACTGCCAATGCCATCGTCTGGAGTGCGCCGTTCGATCTGCTGCTGGGCGTTGGGATTGCCGCCTTGGCGATGGCGCTGTTCGGCGGAGCGTGGAGCGAATGGGCACTAACCCTGCGCCTTGCCGCCGCCGGGCGGATGGCGCTGACCAACTACCTCGCCACCAGTCTCGTCTTTGCGCTGCTGTTCTCCGGCTGGGGGTTGGGGCTGTTCGGCGAAGTCAACCGCACCCAGGCACTGCTGCTCGCCTGCATTCCCGTGGCGCTTATGCTGCTCTGGTCGCCAAGGTGGCTGGCGCGGTTCCGGCAGGGTCCGGCGGAATGGCTGTGGCGGAGCATGGCGCAGGGCCGGGCGCTGGCTATACGGCAATAG